In the genome of Paenibacillus sp. FSL R5-0766, one region contains:
- a CDS encoding sensor histidine kinase produces the protein MPLRYQLMLLFLLFAIVPSVGLGLLVNWTVERVVERQVEGHTMQLIGKVNEALNSKMENLQNMTYLIAFDPDIDAFMDDKMPPNDDAGIESMNRDTITETEQNRLYGIKQTLQGFTTLYPEIAGIVLVNASGDYISNEMYPRAEQSLIQENWYQKASANPGIFMVLGQPKERNLTTHVRYKDDEIVSVARSITDEASGRVRGVIMIDLKLRSVSQAARNVTLGKSGYVMVTDAEGQSVYKPEHPLIEHIPTDWFPSGESGTFTAETEGGTLLFMYQSSTFTGWRTVGVFPTRDSISEVRQIQFYVVSFVFVVCLFGLSASLWFSRSIAQPIFRLMSYMRRAETGNLRPGRWSDRADEIGMLGNSYNRMLAQIRELISLNELRERQKRDAEMRSLQEHIKPHFLYNTLDTIHWMARKEGAEDVSGMVGALSRLFRIGLSKGQDYIPLHSEIEHMTSYLQIQQTRYRDRLQYTLNIPEELGELFVLKLLLQPLIENAIYHGIKGRRGPGHIRVEARLEHNRLLLTVQDNGAGMSNERLAEMQQLLEAPLASLEASSPGMTGKSYGMLNVQARLRLSFGDEYGIVLESQEGEGTSVTINHPLMRELPPTKQINNEERQESEWENS, from the coding sequence ATGCCCCTTCGCTACCAGCTGATGTTGCTTTTTCTGTTATTCGCCATTGTACCATCCGTAGGGCTTGGGTTGCTTGTGAACTGGACGGTGGAGCGCGTAGTTGAGCGACAGGTTGAAGGGCATACCATGCAACTGATTGGCAAAGTGAATGAAGCTCTGAACAGCAAAATGGAAAATTTGCAAAACATGACCTATCTGATTGCATTTGACCCGGATATTGATGCTTTTATGGACGACAAAATGCCACCGAATGATGATGCAGGCATCGAATCGATGAACAGGGACACAATTACCGAAACGGAGCAAAATCGGTTATATGGCATCAAACAAACCTTGCAGGGGTTCACAACATTATATCCTGAAATCGCCGGAATTGTTCTCGTCAATGCAAGTGGTGACTATATTAGCAACGAGATGTATCCCCGAGCGGAACAGAGCCTGATTCAGGAAAATTGGTATCAAAAAGCTTCGGCCAATCCGGGCATCTTCATGGTATTGGGTCAGCCGAAAGAGCGTAATCTCACGACACATGTACGGTATAAGGACGATGAAATTGTATCGGTTGCGCGTTCCATAACGGATGAAGCGTCAGGACGTGTGCGGGGCGTTATTATGATTGATCTTAAACTAAGGTCCGTCTCTCAGGCTGCCCGTAATGTAACCTTGGGGAAATCCGGTTATGTGATGGTGACGGATGCAGAAGGTCAAAGTGTATATAAGCCGGAGCACCCGCTAATAGAACACATTCCCACAGACTGGTTCCCCTCCGGTGAGAGTGGAACATTTACCGCTGAAACAGAAGGTGGAACGTTATTATTCATGTATCAGTCGTCTACCTTTACGGGTTGGAGAACGGTAGGGGTATTTCCAACAAGAGACTCGATATCCGAAGTGCGCCAAATCCAGTTTTACGTGGTTAGCTTTGTATTTGTGGTGTGTTTGTTTGGCCTGAGCGCCTCTTTATGGTTCTCCCGTTCCATTGCTCAGCCTATTTTCCGGCTCATGTCCTATATGCGCAGGGCGGAGACCGGCAATCTCAGACCAGGTCGCTGGAGCGACCGGGCTGACGAGATTGGCATGCTTGGCAACAGTTATAACCGAATGCTGGCACAGATTCGAGAACTGATATCACTTAATGAATTGCGGGAGCGGCAGAAGCGTGACGCTGAGATGCGAAGTTTGCAGGAGCATATCAAACCACACTTTTTGTACAATACCCTGGATACGATTCATTGGATGGCGCGCAAAGAGGGGGCAGAAGATGTATCCGGCATGGTTGGCGCGTTATCTCGATTATTTCGCATAGGGCTTAGTAAGGGACAGGATTACATTCCGCTGCATTCCGAGATTGAGCATATGACCAGCTATCTGCAAATTCAGCAGACACGATACCGCGATCGTCTTCAGTATACATTGAATATCCCAGAGGAACTGGGGGAACTTTTCGTGTTAAAGCTGCTGCTTCAGCCTCTAATAGAGAATGCAATCTATCATGGGATCAAGGGCAGGCGTGGGCCGGGACACATTCGGGTGGAGGCCAGATTGGAACATAACAGACTACTGCTGACCGTTCAGGATAATGGGGCAGGCATGTCCAACGAACGGCTGGCCGAGATGCAGCAGCTGCTCGAAGCTCCTTTGGCAAGTTTGGAAGCGTCTTCGCCTGGGATGACAGGCAAAAGTTATGGAATGTTGAATGTGCAGGCCCGTCTCCGTCTGTCCTTTGGCGATGAGTACGGTATTGTACTGGAGAGCCAGGAAGGTGAAGGAACGAGTGTGACCATCAATCATCCGTTGATGCGAGAGCTCCCACCAACCAAGCAAATCAATAACGAAGAGAGGCAGGAGAGTGAATGGGAAAATTCATGA
- a CDS encoding substrate-binding domain-containing protein produces the protein MKKMLLVYILLISAFALYVLRFEYTSQVNSSWEDRGLRGDIGETYIMITFQSGLEYWKSPLKGFEDAADALGVTVEYRGATRYDAKEQTMVIEQAIARKPAGIAISAIDPQSLVPAINKAIDADIPVVLFDADAPDSQAYSFLGTDNYKSGVMAADKMAELLGREGEVAVLTLPGQQNHEERTKGFRDTIKERYPSMRIVEVADGHGDAMVSRDETQRMMKEHPELAGIFVTEATGGAGAGEAVQTAGDRHPLQIISFDTNKATLDMIKNGTISATIAQGTWNMGYWSLQYLFHLHHQLTVPAPSSSGENAPLPVMVDTGISVVTRSDVDDYYAK, from the coding sequence ATGAAAAAAATGCTGCTTGTTTACATTTTGCTAATCTCAGCATTTGCGTTGTATGTGTTGAGATTCGAATACACCAGTCAGGTAAACAGTTCATGGGAGGACCGTGGGCTGCGCGGTGATATCGGAGAGACGTATATCATGATTACATTCCAGTCCGGGCTGGAGTATTGGAAGAGCCCGCTCAAAGGATTTGAGGATGCCGCGGATGCACTTGGCGTGACCGTAGAATATCGCGGGGCTACCCGGTATGATGCGAAGGAGCAGACCATGGTGATCGAGCAGGCTATCGCTCGTAAACCCGCGGGCATTGCTATATCTGCAATCGATCCACAATCGTTAGTTCCAGCGATTAACAAGGCAATCGACGCAGATATCCCTGTTGTATTATTTGACGCGGATGCACCTGATAGCCAGGCCTATTCTTTTCTTGGGACAGATAATTACAAGTCGGGTGTAATGGCTGCCGATAAAATGGCTGAACTGCTGGGTCGTGAGGGAGAGGTCGCGGTATTAACTTTACCTGGGCAACAAAATCATGAAGAGCGGACGAAGGGCTTCCGCGATACGATCAAGGAGAGGTACCCTTCCATGCGGATCGTTGAAGTTGCAGATGGACACGGTGATGCGATGGTATCCAGAGACGAAACACAGAGAATGATGAAGGAACATCCCGAGCTGGCGGGTATTTTTGTGACTGAAGCCACCGGAGGAGCAGGGGCGGGGGAAGCCGTTCAAACTGCCGGGGACAGACATCCATTGCAGATTATTTCGTTTGATACAAATAAGGCTACATTGGACATGATCAAGAACGGTACGATCTCAGCTACAATTGCACAGGGAACCTGGAATATGGGATATTGGTCGCTCCAATATCTGTTCCATCTGCATCATCAGTTAACGGTTCCTGCCCCATCCTCATCCGGTGAAAATGCACCGCTTCCCGTGATGGTGGACACAGGGATCTCTGTGGTGACACGCTCGGATGTGGATGATTACTATGCCAAATAA
- the chvE gene encoding multiple monosaccharide ABC transporter substrate-binding protein encodes MKKGAMLIWLLVMTLMLSACNLAESGPGSKDKGYVGISMPTKSSERWVGDGENMVRLFQEQGYKTDLQYAEDVVENQISQIENMITKGVDVMVIASVDGNTLTDVIKKAHDEGIQVISYDRLIRNTPYLTYYATFDNFKVGVLQASYIEQKLGLKDGKGPYNIELFGGSPDDNNAYFFFDGAMSVLKPYIDSGKLVVRSKQMTMAQIATLRWDGALAQSRMDNLLSAYYSGDHLDAVLSPYDGISIGIISSLKGIGYGTSNKPLPVITGQDAELASIKSIVAGEQTQTVFKDTRKLAEKTVEMANSILQGKQAEVNDTTSYNNGIEVVPAYLLDPISVDRTNVEQDIVGTQYYTKEEIGLK; translated from the coding sequence ATGAAAAAAGGAGCAATGCTCATCTGGCTTCTGGTGATGACCTTGATGCTCTCGGCCTGCAATCTGGCAGAGAGTGGTCCAGGCAGCAAAGACAAGGGATATGTCGGTATATCGATGCCAACCAAATCATCAGAACGATGGGTGGGAGACGGGGAGAACATGGTCCGTCTGTTTCAGGAGCAGGGGTACAAAACCGATCTTCAGTATGCTGAGGATGTGGTCGAGAATCAGATTTCACAGATTGAAAACATGATCACCAAAGGTGTGGATGTGATGGTCATCGCGTCCGTGGATGGCAACACATTAACGGATGTAATCAAGAAAGCGCATGACGAAGGGATACAAGTGATCTCGTATGATCGCCTCATTCGTAATACGCCCTATCTAACCTATTACGCCACGTTCGACAATTTTAAGGTTGGTGTGCTTCAAGCCTCCTACATCGAACAAAAGCTTGGACTCAAGGATGGAAAAGGACCGTATAACATTGAGCTGTTTGGTGGCTCTCCTGATGATAATAATGCCTATTTCTTCTTCGACGGTGCGATGTCTGTCCTGAAGCCGTACATCGATTCCGGCAAACTGGTGGTACGCAGCAAGCAGATGACGATGGCCCAGATTGCGACCTTGCGCTGGGACGGGGCACTGGCCCAGTCACGGATGGATAACCTGCTGAGTGCGTATTACTCGGGTGATCATCTGGATGCAGTATTATCTCCTTATGATGGAATCAGTATTGGTATCATTTCATCTTTGAAAGGGATTGGTTACGGTACTTCGAACAAGCCGCTCCCCGTTATTACAGGACAGGATGCCGAACTTGCCTCAATTAAGTCAATTGTGGCCGGGGAACAGACGCAGACGGTGTTCAAGGATACACGGAAGCTAGCGGAGAAGACGGTAGAGATGGCCAATAGTATTTTGCAAGGAAAACAGGCGGAAGTTAATGATACAACATCATATAACAACGGAATTGAGGTTGTTCCGGCGTATCTCTTGGATCCCATCTCGGTGGACCGTACAAATGTGGAGCAGGATATCGTTGGTACACAGTATTACACGAAGGAAGAAATCGGACTGAAATAA
- a CDS encoding response regulator → MEITPDSHVAKKYRVLIADDEPIIREGIRDAIDWTSLGMEVVGEAEDGEEALERAADLGVDIVLVDMNMPFLNGIELIRALQQKCPGCRYLIISGHDEFAYAQEAVRLGVEDYILKPVQAEQLHAALERLHQRLTEEHQRTAYVQQAAHQIERNIPLLRQRFMLEWLEGQAEGRNLTEQLVFLRLPAVPPVQIGVVRWPAAAARQTILRENDRQLFLFAVENIISELLGDVPHVLFRDVSGLIGMCLWQEAPEEIESLLEQQISSCLNIAIHAHVETHAGTLEETPDTYRHCRERVYGEVQLSPLVRRARQLIHEEYADRELTLESLASRLQVSAVYLSRVLKKELNDSFVTLVTHARIRKAIQLLDSTTLPIHTIAERVGYDTQHYFSTAFKKTMGISPVQYRKNGGTAYHPSAN, encoded by the coding sequence ATGGAGATTACGCCGGATAGCCATGTGGCGAAGAAATATCGCGTGCTCATCGCTGATGATGAACCGATCATTCGTGAGGGGATTCGGGATGCCATTGACTGGACATCGCTTGGGATGGAGGTTGTAGGTGAAGCGGAAGATGGCGAGGAAGCGCTGGAACGGGCGGCTGACCTGGGTGTGGATATTGTTCTCGTTGATATGAATATGCCATTCCTGAACGGAATCGAACTAATCCGTGCCCTTCAGCAGAAGTGTCCGGGCTGTCGTTACCTGATCATCTCGGGACATGATGAATTTGCATATGCGCAGGAGGCGGTTCGTCTTGGCGTAGAGGATTACATCTTAAAACCTGTGCAAGCAGAACAATTACATGCTGCACTTGAGCGATTGCATCAGCGACTTACTGAAGAGCACCAGAGGACGGCATATGTACAACAGGCAGCTCATCAGATTGAACGTAATATCCCGTTGCTTCGCCAGCGATTTATGCTGGAATGGCTGGAAGGGCAGGCTGAGGGAAGAAATTTGACGGAGCAGCTTGTGTTTTTGCGGCTGCCCGCCGTCCCACCTGTGCAGATTGGGGTCGTACGCTGGCCTGCCGCTGCAGCTCGTCAGACGATACTGAGAGAGAATGATCGTCAGTTGTTTCTGTTTGCAGTGGAAAATATAATTAGTGAACTGCTGGGGGATGTGCCACATGTCCTGTTTCGGGACGTAAGCGGCTTGATCGGCATGTGTCTGTGGCAGGAAGCCCCTGAAGAGATAGAGTCTCTTTTGGAACAACAGATCAGTTCTTGCCTGAATATTGCCATTCATGCTCATGTGGAGACACACGCAGGGACACTGGAAGAAACGCCGGATACGTACCGTCATTGCCGTGAGCGGGTATACGGGGAAGTGCAGTTGTCGCCTCTGGTGCGCCGGGCAAGACAGCTTATTCACGAAGAGTATGCCGATCGGGAACTGACTCTGGAATCGCTCGCTTCCCGTCTACAAGTATCTGCTGTATATCTTAGTCGTGTGCTGAAGAAAGAGCTGAATGATTCCTTTGTCACACTTGTCACGCATGCTCGCATTCGCAAGGCTATACAGCTGTTGGACTCAACAACACTGCCGATCCACACCATAGCTGAGCGTGTAGGTTATGATACCCAACATTATTTCAGCACTGCATTTAAGAAAACAATGGGCATTTCACCAGTGCAGTATCGAAAGAACGGGGGGACAGCTTATCATCCTTCCGCGAATTAA
- the mmsA gene encoding multiple monosaccharide ABC transporter ATP-binding protein, with protein MAGIILEMKNITKTFPGVKALENVNLKVREGEIHSICGENGAGKSTLMKVLSGVYPHGTYEGDILFQGKNCEFKNIKQSEDLGIVIIHQELALIPYLSIAENIYLGNERASKGIVNWKETFVGTRELLSKVGLSENPNTLVSSIGVGKQQLVEIAKALSKKVRLLILDEPTAALNEDDSENLLQLMLEFKKQGIACILISHKLNEVSKVSDSVTILRDGKTIETLDMKKEKVTEDRIISGMVGRDLTSRYPERHATIGEVILEVKDWTVYHEHHAERKVLDQIHMNIRRGEIVGIAGLMGAGRTELAMSIFGKSYGRNISGQLIKNGKPIHNNTVTEAIQNGFAYVTEDRKEYGLILMDDIKRNISLTGLSKLTRNAVVNEREEVLVAEKMKKSMNIKAPSILQKTGNLSGGNQQKVVLSKWIFAGPDILILDEPTRGIDVGAKFEIYTIIHRLAAEGKGVLVISSELPEVLGLCDRIYVMNAGRITGEVSREQASQETLMRYMTKSGGGKHGNDNKTVQK; from the coding sequence ATGGCCGGAATCATTCTGGAAATGAAAAACATCACCAAAACCTTTCCTGGCGTTAAAGCACTGGAAAATGTCAATCTAAAAGTCCGTGAAGGCGAAATTCATTCCATATGTGGTGAAAATGGCGCAGGTAAATCTACCTTGATGAAGGTACTGAGTGGTGTATATCCACATGGCACGTATGAAGGCGACATTTTATTTCAGGGCAAAAATTGTGAGTTCAAGAATATCAAGCAGAGCGAGGATCTGGGAATTGTCATTATCCATCAGGAGCTGGCCCTGATTCCCTACCTTTCAATCGCGGAAAATATATATCTGGGCAATGAGCGTGCGAGCAAAGGAATTGTCAACTGGAAGGAAACTTTTGTAGGTACACGAGAACTGCTCTCGAAGGTGGGACTGAGCGAAAATCCAAACACGCTGGTATCCAGCATCGGTGTAGGCAAGCAGCAACTGGTCGAAATTGCGAAAGCGCTCTCCAAAAAGGTTCGGCTGCTTATTTTGGATGAGCCAACCGCTGCGCTGAACGAGGACGACAGTGAAAATCTGCTGCAATTGATGCTGGAATTCAAGAAACAGGGCATCGCCTGTATCCTGATCTCACACAAGCTGAATGAGGTATCCAAGGTATCCGATTCTGTGACCATTTTACGGGATGGCAAGACAATTGAGACGTTGGATATGAAGAAGGAAAAAGTGACGGAGGACCGGATTATTAGCGGAATGGTAGGACGTGATCTCACCAGCCGTTATCCGGAACGTCATGCGACCATTGGTGAAGTTATCCTAGAGGTAAAGGACTGGACGGTATATCACGAACATCATGCCGAGCGGAAGGTACTGGATCAGATCCATATGAATATCAGACGTGGTGAGATTGTAGGTATTGCCGGGCTGATGGGCGCTGGGCGTACCGAGCTTGCCATGAGTATCTTTGGCAAATCCTATGGCCGGAATATTTCGGGTCAACTCATTAAGAATGGTAAACCGATCCACAACAATACCGTCACAGAGGCTATTCAGAATGGGTTTGCTTATGTGACAGAAGACCGCAAGGAATACGGACTCATTCTGATGGATGACATCAAGCGCAATATTTCCTTAACGGGTCTGAGCAAGCTGACGCGAAACGCAGTAGTGAACGAGCGTGAAGAAGTACTGGTGGCGGAAAAGATGAAGAAAAGCATGAACATCAAAGCACCAAGTATTTTGCAGAAGACCGGTAATCTGAGTGGAGGCAACCAGCAAAAAGTGGTGCTCAGCAAATGGATTTTTGCCGGACCAGATATTCTTATCCTGGATGAACCTACCCGCGGTATCGATGTGGGAGCGAAATTCGAAATCTATACGATCATTCATCGGCTTGCTGCTGAAGGCAAGGGCGTACTGGTAATCTCATCCGAGCTTCCGGAGGTTCTTGGCCTGTGTGACCGGATCTATGTGATGAATGCCGGACGAATCACCGGTGAAGTCAGCCGGGAGCAAGCATCGCAGGAAACGTTGATGAGATATATGACCAAGTCTGGAGGCGGCAAGCATGGAAATGATAACAAAACTGTTCAAAAATAA